A single Callithrix jacchus isolate 240 chromosome 4, calJac240_pri, whole genome shotgun sequence DNA region contains:
- the LOC100410344 gene encoding class I histocompatibility antigen, B alpha chain isoform X2 has translation MAVLARRTLLLLLLGALAQTKTWAGSHFMRYFHIAVSRPGRGEPRYLEVGYVDDTQFVRFDSDAARPRMEPRAPWVEQEGPEYWEEETQRAKDVAQTFRVNLQTLRGYYNQSGAGSHTLQLMYGCDLGPDWRLLRGYLQFAYDAKDYISLNHDLSSWTAADTAAQITQRKWEAANVAEEWRAYMEGTCLEWLRRHLKNGKETLQRADPPKTHVTHHPISDHEAILRCWALGFYPAEITLTWQRDGEDQTQDMELVETRPAGDGNFQKWAAVVVPSGEEQRYTCHVQHEGLLEPLTLRWEPSSQLTISIMGIVAGLVVLGAVVIGVMVTAVMWRKKSSGGERGSYSQAACSDSTQGSDVSLMACKGETLRGPKQLPCVGLRRRISSRLPFVTSRASGISFCKGF, from the exons ATGGCGGTCCTGGCGCGCCGAACTCTCCTCCTGCTGCTCTTGGGGGCCCTGGCCCAGACCAAAACCTGGGCGG GCTCCCACTTCATGAGGTATTTCCACATTGCTGTGTCCCGGCCTGGTCGTGGGGAGCCCCGGTACCTAGAAGTCGGCTACGTGGACGACACGCAGTTCGTGCGGTTTGACAGCGACGCCGCGAGACCGAGGATGGAGCCGCGGGCGCCGTGGGTGGAGCAGGAGGGGCCGGAGTATTGGGAAGAGGAGACACAGAGAGCCAAGGATGTGGCACAGACTTTCCGAGTGAACCTGCAGACCCTGCGCGGCTACTACAACCAGAGCGGGGCCG GGTCTCACACCCTCCAGTTGATGTACGGCTGCGACCTGGGGCCCGATTGGCGCCTCCTCCGCGGGTATCTCCAGTTCGCCTATGACGCCAAGGATTATATCTCCCTGAACCATGACCTGAGCTCCTGGACCGCCGCGGACACAGCGGCTCAGATCACGCAGCGCAAGTGGGAGGCGGCCAATGTGGCGGAGGAGTGGAGAGCCTACATGGAGGGCACTTGTCTGGAGTGGCTCCGCAGACACCTGAAGAACGGGAAGGAGACGCTGCAGCGTGCGG ATCCCCCAAAGACACATGTGACCCACCACCCCATCTCTGACCATGAGGCCATCCTGaggtgctgggccctgggcttcTACCCTGCGGAGATCACACTGACCTGGCAGCGGGATGGGGAGGACCAGACCCAGGACATGGAGCTTGTGGAGACCAGGCCAGCAGGGGATGGAAACTTCCAGAAGTGGGCGGCTGTGGTGGTGCCTTCTGGAGAAGAGCAGAGATACACGTGCCATGTGCAGCACGAGGGGCTGctggagcccctcaccctgaGATGGG agCCGTCTTCCCAGCTCACCATTTCTATCATGGGCATCGTTGCTGGCCTGGTTGTCCTAGGAGCTGTGGTCATTGGAGTGATGGTCACTGCTGTGATGTGGAGGAAGAAGAGCTCAG GTGGAGAAAGAGGAAGCTACTCTCAGGCTGCGT GCAGTGACAGTACCCAGGGCTCTGATGTGTCTCTCATGGCTTGTAAAGGGGAGACCCTGAGAGGCCCAaa ACAGCTGCCTTGTGTGGGACTGAGACGCAGGATTTCTTCACGCCTCCCCTTTGTGACTTCAAGAGCCTCTGGCATCTCTTTCTGCAAAGGTTTCTGA
- the LOC100410344 gene encoding saoe class I histocompatibility antigen, A alpha chain isoform X1 — protein sequence MAVLARRTLLLLLLGALAQTKTWAGSHFMRYFHIAVSRPGRGEPRYLEVGYVDDTQFVRFDSDAARPRMEPRAPWVEQEGPEYWEEETQRAKDVAQTFRVNLQTLRGYYNQSGAGSHTLQLMYGCDLGPDWRLLRGYLQFAYDAKDYISLNHDLSSWTAADTAAQITQRKWEAANVAEEWRAYMEGTCLEWLRRHLKNGKETLQRADPPKTHVTHHPISDHEAILRCWALGFYPAEITLTWQRDGEDQTQDMELVETRPAGDGNFQKWAAVVVPSGEEQRYTCHVQHEGLLEPLTLRWEPSSQLTISIMGIVAGLVVLGAVVIGVMVTAVMWRKKSSGGERGSYSQAAS from the exons ATGGCGGTCCTGGCGCGCCGAACTCTCCTCCTGCTGCTCTTGGGGGCCCTGGCCCAGACCAAAACCTGGGCGG GCTCCCACTTCATGAGGTATTTCCACATTGCTGTGTCCCGGCCTGGTCGTGGGGAGCCCCGGTACCTAGAAGTCGGCTACGTGGACGACACGCAGTTCGTGCGGTTTGACAGCGACGCCGCGAGACCGAGGATGGAGCCGCGGGCGCCGTGGGTGGAGCAGGAGGGGCCGGAGTATTGGGAAGAGGAGACACAGAGAGCCAAGGATGTGGCACAGACTTTCCGAGTGAACCTGCAGACCCTGCGCGGCTACTACAACCAGAGCGGGGCCG GGTCTCACACCCTCCAGTTGATGTACGGCTGCGACCTGGGGCCCGATTGGCGCCTCCTCCGCGGGTATCTCCAGTTCGCCTATGACGCCAAGGATTATATCTCCCTGAACCATGACCTGAGCTCCTGGACCGCCGCGGACACAGCGGCTCAGATCACGCAGCGCAAGTGGGAGGCGGCCAATGTGGCGGAGGAGTGGAGAGCCTACATGGAGGGCACTTGTCTGGAGTGGCTCCGCAGACACCTGAAGAACGGGAAGGAGACGCTGCAGCGTGCGG ATCCCCCAAAGACACATGTGACCCACCACCCCATCTCTGACCATGAGGCCATCCTGaggtgctgggccctgggcttcTACCCTGCGGAGATCACACTGACCTGGCAGCGGGATGGGGAGGACCAGACCCAGGACATGGAGCTTGTGGAGACCAGGCCAGCAGGGGATGGAAACTTCCAGAAGTGGGCGGCTGTGGTGGTGCCTTCTGGAGAAGAGCAGAGATACACGTGCCATGTGCAGCACGAGGGGCTGctggagcccctcaccctgaGATGGG agCCGTCTTCCCAGCTCACCATTTCTATCATGGGCATCGTTGCTGGCCTGGTTGTCCTAGGAGCTGTGGTCATTGGAGTGATGGTCACTGCTGTGATGTGGAGGAAGAAGAGCTCAG GTGGAGAAAGAGGAAGCTACTCTCAGGCTGCGT CCTGA